The segment TCAGTGATttcctgctggggcagcagggagcgGGGGACAGTGCCAGAGTGGGGGATACTGACATGGTCAGGAGGGCCAAGAGAcattcctgcagctccaggagcacaTCCCCCGTTCCTCTTCACCCCTGTCCCCCGCAGGAGCCTGTCCCACGGCAGGGTGACATTCCCAACATCCCACCCTCGATGCGGTGGGGGGGTGTCAGCTCAGGAGagccacaggagccagcagaTCCCGTGGGGGGAACACCGTGCCCGGGATGCCCCAGCCCGAGGGTGGGAGGGAGGTTCAGGGGGGATCCCCGCACATCTCCCCCAGCCACACCATCTCCAAATCCCGCGGGGTTCCCACCCTCTCCGGCCTTTGCAACCTGCAATGACGGTGGCGGCGGCGTGACCGcattccctgccccatccctgtccccatccccatccttatCCCTATCCACATCCCCatcaccatccccatccccgtccccgtccctgtcccctcgTCGGGGGCCGCCTCAGCCCGCCTCGGGTCCCGCATCCCGCCGAGCCCGGCGGCCAAGGCCTCAGCGGCGGCCGCCCGGGCCGGCTCGCCCTTGTCCCCTGCGCCCGCATTGTCCCCACCTCTTGTAGTCGGAGGAGAAGATGCCGCCGCTGGCGGGGTCGTGGCCGTACTCGGGCTCGCCCAGGCTGGAGGAGCCGCCCTTCTCCTCGCCGTAGGCCGGGCTGGCGGCCATGGCGGCgggcgggatgcgggatgcgggatgcgggggGGACGCGGGAGGGAACTGATGTCAGCGCGGGCGGGGACGGGCCCGGCCCCCGGACAGCACCGACCCCGCCACACCGGGAATGCGGCCCGAGGGCAGCCCGGGTGCACCGGAGGGGTCCCTGCGGGCCCGCACCTGCGCGGCTCTGGGAGCGGGACACGGGGCGCCTCAGCAGAGCAATGCTGGGGACGCGGCTGTGACACAGTGACAGCCACTGGGCTCACAGCCGCACACATACCCGTCCAGAACCACCAAAATCTATCATTATTGCAATAGGCATGACTGTGTATGGTTATAATTAGATGTGTTTAAAATAGATTACATTATAGTAAAGAATGCTATATGTTCGGCTGTTATAATATGTATTATTAAATCCTACTGTAttacattttattattattttaatgtaaTACAGTGTGCAGTATACATAATATACATTTATTCATGCATTACATATAATTTATAGACTCTATTACATGCTGCATACTGTATACCGTATATTGCATGTTATTTGTTACATTACATTATAATACGTTACAGATTTCATTAAGTATGCAATACTATATATTTGCTATATTCAATGGCATATCTATAACATACTGTGTTATAGATAATCCATAAACCATTCTAcagtttatatattatataatatatgcaGTATGTTATATATGCTATATGTTTTGctatatgttatattatattgcaGATTATATGAATTCTATTATATAGCATTTAATGTGGTACATACTACATATTGTATTATGTATTATCTACTATAttataaaatttaatattttatgatctatattccACATGGTAGTATATGTGATGTATGATATctaaattattatatatattaggtATGGTATTAATTTATATTATTCTTATAGATATTGTAATTTATACTTAATATTATTATCAATAACATGATAGGAATGATATACTAGATATATGATCATATATTAACTATACTACAGATGTTAAATACAAATATTATTGTAGATATGACTATGatgtttcatatatatatattttatatatatatataaattatatcagTCATAAGTTATCATTATTTATTATAGTTGAGATTCTGTTTGCATTTCTTTGATTTTTCCCAGGTACTTTATACTATTGGCAGATATTCCCATTATTGTTTCTCCAGGCAACTGACCAGCCCTGGAGCTGTGTGGATGGGGCAGCACTCACCCCATCCCACAGGAATGGGGCAGCGAGGGAAAATGGCCATGATTCAGATTGCAGAATTGAATATTAATGGACACCAATTAATCTTTAGCACAGAAGCACACTCACTCCAGCCCTCCCAGGGCCCCCAGCCCTGCTTGGAGCTCAGACCTTCCTGGAGACCCCAACCCTCAGAAGACGCAGAGAAGATTCCCCCTTTCTTCCCCCGCGCAATAAACAGTGATAAAATCCCACTGGACattcccttctcccagctctttCAGGTTCCCTTCCCAGGGAAATGCTCCAGAGCCTCGGTGTACCCTTGTGGTGTCTCTCCAGCGTGTCCCTGTGTCTCTCATCAGGGAGAGCCCAGCACAGACCCAGCACTCCCCTTCTGGCACCAGCACCCCCATGGGTTGGTGATGCTCCCCCTCACTGCAGATACACTCCACCTCATCAACCGGACCAGTAACGAAGAGCTTGACCAGGACTGGACACAGAGCTGACCCCTGGGGTACACCTGATGCAGCCTTTTGGCCCATTTCCAACCCAGCAGCCCATGGAATATTCATTTTTACGCTCAAAATTAAATGTCAGCAGTGGAAGAGGCAGATGATTGTCTCAGGAGGCCACAGGGAGCAAAGAGCAGCCTCTCCCTTCAAGGGGTGTCAAGGTGGGACATGCCTTGACAGCAGCTTCTGGGAAAAGTGAGAAAACAACAAATCAAACAGGCTTGGCACAGGGTTTCCATGCAACTGTTTATTGCCACACAGGAGGACTGGCAAACCACTGGTGCAGTTCTGGTGCAGTTCTGGTGCCCAGGGGAGGACGCTCCAGCCCCACATATTCCgcattgtggtggtgttcacaggggtcccaggacgagggaagaaaTGAGAATCTTGaatccatgcttcagaaggctgatttattattttatgatatatattaaaggaaaattatgtattaaaactatactaaaagaatagaagaaaggatttcatcagaaggaatgaaaaggaatgataataaaattcttgtgactgctcacagccttgacacaggtggctgtcattggtcatcaagtaaaaacaatttcacatgctggctaaacaattctccaaatcacattccaaagcagcaaaacacagagaagctgaagcttctcagcttctcaagagaaatgatcctggcaaaaggatttttcatgaaatatgtctgtgacacaccaTCACCTCCATCACTGCagcgctggggacacctgggaaaaCAGGAGAGGTTTGGTGACACATGGCTGGAGCAGATGCCAAAGCACCCCAGGCTGGTGACACCTGATCTGAGGGCGGCACCCACCATGGCACCAGCCAGGTGGCCCAGCCCCAGGAGGGCGAGGGCGAAGTGGATGCAGTTGCAGGAGACGGCGTCGTAGTCCAGGGGCTGCTCCATGGCCGCGCGCACCCGGCGCTGCAGCGCGGCCACGTCCAGGGCAACCCTCCTGCGCAGCACCCGCGCCCGGCCCCGCGTCCGCAGCAGGTGCCTCTTGCTGTGCTTGGCCACCACGCCCGATGGGGACACCCCTGAGCTGCCTGCAGGGCAAACAGGGCTCTGTACCCCGCGTCCCTTCCATGGAGATGTCCTTCCATGGAGATGCCCTTCCATGGAGATGTCCCATGCCGtgccagctcccagggctcacCTTCCAGGTGGATGATCTCCCCGTCGCCGCAGTAGATGCCAGCGTGGGCGCCCCACCAGCCAGGGCCCCCCGAGGCCAGCGGGAAGAGGAAGAGGTCCCCAGGCTGGGGCTCAGCCACCCCGTTGGGGACGATGTGGAAGTGTTGTCCCAGCAGCCCCTCGCAGAGGAAGAACCCTGCCGTGGTCACTGCCCCGCTCACTGCCTGGGGACCCAGCTGTGTTTCAGGGCCACCggtgccctggggacaccagcagTGTCACTGACCTGCTGGCTCATCCCACACCATTGGTGGCTTAAACACAGCTTGGGTCTCAGGTCTCCATGGATGGAAACCCTTTGGGAAGGCGCTGCCTCCTCCAGGTGCTGAGGCACCCATGGGTGCCAAGGAAAAGGCAGGGTGGGCAGGACTTGGCTCAGTTGTGCCAGGGGTGAGAtggcagtgcagggcacaggggcaATGCCAGCACTTacctgcctggagctgctcaccTGGAGGGACAAACACCTTGCGTCAGCCCCAGTGGCACGTGTGGCGTGGCTCAGCCCTGGCCTGGGCTGTTGCCACCCCCTGCCCGAGCACCTGGCTGGGGTTCTCATGccagcacccccaaacctgcCATACCCAGGAGCCcagccagtgccagggctggaggaACAGCCAGTCCAGggcttgcagggcctgaaggagggAGCTCACCTGTGGGGAGAGAGGGCAGGGCAAGACGAGGACCCGTCCCCTTCTGACCCCTGTCCTTTGCCACCCCCatctctgccagcacagcccagccccccAGGCCACAGCCTgcccccccagcccagagccagcaccaggcAGGTGCCAGCTGTGGGGACCAGGGCCCTGGGTAccatggcagagggctgggatCACCTGCTGCAGGTGTCCTTCCTGCTGGCTCCCCCTTTACCTGGGCGAGGAGATTCATCTGCAAGGAGAAAACACCATGTCCAGGAGTGGGGACAGGTACCCCATACCTGGGGGTCTACTCTGTCCCCACAGTTGTGGTGACACGTCACCCCTCAGGGCTCGTTCTGTTCCCTGCTGCCTCACCTTGGTCACCTCCAGGGTCCCCTCGGTGCTTCCCGAGCTGCCGCAGCTCCCAAGGTGCCCGCGGGGCAGGAGCTCGGCCCGCCCCCGGCACGGCGGTGGCTCCTGGCGGTGGCACACGGCTCTGGGAATGTGCCCCGACCGGCTGCACCGTGGCACCGTGCCCATCCTGGAGGGCCAGTCCCCAGGGGACAAACCCAACCTGGTGTGACATTTcatccacaaacttcttgggtgacCCCAAAGGAGGCAGGAAACAGCCCTGTGGCCACAATGCCTTGGTAACCACTGGCCACCGGGCTTATCACAAATCACCTCTGGGTGCCAAAACCCTCTGGCTCTGTGAGGCCATCAGCCTGTGCCCGGCCCCATGTCCCAGGGATGGccaccagcctgtccccagccctgtcacccCAGAATGGTGCATGCCCGGGGTCAGCTCCAGAGTCACATTAAACTTTAATCCTGGTGCCAGGGGTCAGTGAAGGCTTTAGCAGGGCTCAGGTGGGTGACTGTCACCCTCTGTCATCGGGCAACCTCCAAAGAATCATTTATCAAGGAGCCTCCAATAAACAAGAGCTAATTACAGGTGAAACCCGAGCCTGGCCTGGGCCCAGCTCAGTGCAGGCGGCCACATTAACCCTTCCCAGCCACCTCCGGTCCCACAGCCACCCTCCTGGAACTTCATGTCACCTTTTGTTGGCCTTGTCCCCTTCTGATCTCCGCCATCCTCTCCTGGTCTCTGTTGTCTTGCCCACATGTACC is part of the Melospiza melodia melodia isolate bMelMel2 chromosome 15, bMelMel2.pri, whole genome shotgun sequence genome and harbors:
- the LOC134425493 gene encoding uncharacterized protein LOC134425493 isoform X1; its protein translation is MNLLAQVSSLLQALQALDWLFLQPWHWLGSWVSSSRQGTGGPETQLGPQAVSGAVTTAGFFLCEGLLGQHFHIVPNGVAEPQPGDLFLFPLASGGPGWWGAHAGIYCGDGEIIHLEGSSGVSPSGVVAKHSKRHLLRTRGRARVLRRRVALDVAALQRRVRAAMEQPLDYDAVSCNCIHFALALLGLGHLAGAMVSPALQ
- the LOC134425493 gene encoding uncharacterized protein LOC134425493 isoform X2; this encodes MNLLAQVSSLLQALQALDWLFLQPWHWLGSWVSSSRQAVSGAVTTAGFFLCEGLLGQHFHIVPNGVAEPQPGDLFLFPLASGGPGWWGAHAGIYCGDGEIIHLEGSSGVSPSGVVAKHSKRHLLRTRGRARVLRRRVALDVAALQRRVRAAMEQPLDYDAVSCNCIHFALALLGLGHLAGAMVSPALQ